TAAATGCTATATCCCAGCCCGTCAGCTATTTCCCCGGCACTGTAGAGTAAATTTTTTACTTTTAAGGGCATTGAGTCAATTTTATTTTTTAAATTATCGCCCTTTAAATCTAATTTATTATAAAGCATGGATATAACGTCAGAACGGGTAATTATTCCTGTAATTTCACCGTCTTTAATTACTAAAACCCTTCCTATATTACAGGCGGCAAAAATAGAGAGGATATCCTCTGTACTTGCATTTTCACTAACGGTAATGACATCTTTGGTCATATATTCTTTAACATGGAATTTTCCAAAGCCATGCATAAAAGCTTTTTCAACATCTCTTCTTGAAATGATTCCTGCAAGCTTTCCTCCTTCTAAAACAGGAAGGGCAGAATGACCATATCTTTGCAAGATTTCATTTGCTTCATCTATAGTTGTAGTATCAGTAATGGTCTTTACAGGAAAGCTCATAAATTCTTTTATTTCCAAAAACATCACTCCAAAAAAACAATTATCCTACATTATATCAGATAATATCCAAATCAGTCCATTAAAATTAAGATTTTTTTGAAAGAAGTTTTAAATAGAGTTTACTTTTAAAACAGCTTTTAAAAGTTATACTTTTATCCTCTCCCCTTTAGTTGTATAATAATAAGTTGTATAATAGTAAATTGTATAATAGTACATTGCTAGTAATTTTAAAGGGGATAGAAAATGAAGAAACAATCTATAGCAAAGGGTTTTATGCTTTTGACAGCAGCAAGCATGTTTGTAAAAGTGCTGTCTGTCTTATATATTCCTTTTTTAAGAGGTATTTTAGGTGATGAAGGCTATGGGGTATATGGAGCAGCCTATCAGGCTTACACATTTATATATGTAATAGCAAACTCAGGTATTCCTGTGGCAATATCAAAATCCATATCAGAACTTACCTATATGGGCAACTATAAAGATGCACTGAGGACTTTTAAGATAGCACGTTCTTATCTTATTGTCATAGGGGCAGTGCTGGCAACAGGTATGTTTGTGCTTGCAGGACCTATATCAAAGGTTTTGCATTTTGAAAAATCTTACCTTGCAATTTTAGCCCTCTCCCCTACAATTTTTATAACCGCTGTTGCATCAGCCTACAGGGGCTACTTTCAGGGAAGGGGCAATATGACATACACTGCTATTTCACAAGTGTTAGAGCAAATTACAAATGTAGCATTTACACTTATATTTGCTCTGCTTTTAATGAAATACGGAGTTGAAGCAGCTTGTGCAGGAGGAACTGTAGGGACTTCATTAGGGGCTTTAACTGCAATGATTTTTATGACTGCCATGTTCTATAAAAACAGAAATTCCATAATACCAAAAGACAAAGTGAGAAAGGATGTAAAAAGATACACTTATAAAGAATTGGCAAAAAGAATCATACACTACAGCGTACCTATAACAATATCTGTAGGCGCCACATATGCAGGAAACCTTGTGGACATGGCCAACACAAAAATAAGACTTATGGCCGGGGGGTATGCTGAAGAGGCGGCAACTATACTATATGGTTTTTTGACTAAATACCAGCAGTTAATGAATGTGCCTGTATCCATTGTGGCAGCCCTTGCCGCTGCTGTCTTGCCTTCTCTCTCAGGCTCTATGGCAGTAAATGATAAAGAAGAGTTTGAGAAAAAACTCCGGTATGCCCTAAGGCTTTGTATATTCGTAGTTGTTCCTTCAGCAGTTGGTTTTTCCATATTAAGTGGTCCAATTTATTCCTTTTTAAAGTTTGGCGGTGGCTATGAACTTATGAAATACGGTGCTGTTGTACTGGTATTTATGTCATTAGTGCAGATACAGACAACTATTTTACAAAGCGCCGGGCTTCTCTACACCGCTACAAGAAATGTTATTATAGGAATTATAGCAAAGATAGTTACAAATTACTTTTTAATTTCAATCCCCCGCATCAATATATACGGGGCTATAATAGGAAGTATAGTGGGCTTTTGTGTCCCCCTTATGTTAAATACAATTACAATTCAAAAACACTTGAAGGTTAAAATATATTTATTTAAAAACACTATAAAGCCCCTTTTTTCATCAATAACAATGGGGTTAATGGTTTTTGTTTTGTACAAACTTTCATATTTGTTTTTTAATCTTTTTATAGGAGAGTTCTTTTCAAATGTAATTGCCGTAATTATATCAGTAACTGCCGGTGTTGCAGTATACGGGCTTTCAATGATACTCTTTAAGGGGATTTCTAAAGATGATTTAATTGAAATGCCTGACAAGTTTAAAAATCTTATTCCGGCAAAAATATATGCAAGAATAACAAACTAAAAATAAAAGCAACGGAAAGAAGTGAGACGGGAAAATGAAACATTCAAAATTTTCAAGGATATTTTTAAAAATAAAAAATCATATAAGTACAATTTTGATAATTATATTTCTTTTATTGGCATCATTGGTAGATTATATAATTTTGTACGGGCAGAAAACCTCTGCTCTTATAATGCTGATTATTTCAGCTTGTATATTTTTTGCAGCCCAATCAAATTTTAAAATGGGAAAGAAGGCTGTTTTTGCTGTACTGGCAGTAAATTTGCCAATATTGATACTGTCAATAAAAACAAGAATATATATTTTCAATATATTGATGCTTTCATATACTCTGTGGTATATAATAACACCTTATGTTATTAAATTTAAAAGATTTTACAGCGTATTTCTTCCGGCATTATTGATATTATCTTATTTGATTCCTTTTTCCAATATGATGTTCACGCTGTTTCCCATCACCATGTACCCTTTTTACTTACTGGGATATAAATTTAAAAATGTGAAAGTAACCAAGGTAAGGTATGGCTATTTTATTTTAATCTTAAATATTTTTGCATCTTCTCTTGTAATGTTTTTATTCCTTCTAAAAACCAAACCGTATTTTGCTACAGGTGACTTAAGACTTGTAAATTTAAATTCACCTTATGAAACATCAGCTTATCATCCTTTTTGGGGAATACTTTTACTTTGGATTACAACAAGTATTTGCCTCTTTATAAAGTATTTTTTCAGAGAAAAAATAAATATAGATGAAGAAGTAAATCCCACATCAAATAAATTTGAAGAGATTTTTAAAAAATTATCCAGACAAGCATTTAACTTTTTAAGTTTTATATTATTTGCATGTGTTTTAATTTTTATAACTGAATACACCATAAGGGGGGATTTAAAAGATACCGTTACCACAGTTTTCAAGCCCTCTATAGTATTTAATTTAATCTTTATTTTAACAATTTACTTATGTCTTACAGCATTAATGGGAAGGGTATTGTCCTCAATAACCCTCTTTTTAATAACGGCTGTTTTGGTTGTGGCAAATTACGTAAAATTTAAATATTTTGATGAGCCCTTTTATCCTTGGGATACATATATTCTCAAAGAAGGTATTATTATATCAAAGGAATATGTGAATCTTCCTCTAATTCTTATCGGCATTTTAATATTTATAATTGCATTTATTATTCTTTTAATTTTTAACAAAAGAGTTCGCAGCTTTTTTAAACCAAAATTCATAAAAAAATTATGCCCTTTAGCTGCTTCCCTTCTTATAATAAACGGATTTATAATAAATACACCGGGACAGGTTTCAAAATTCTGGATAGTTAAATCGTGGTATATAGGGAAAGTGGAAATGCTTGCAAACGGGTTATTTGTGCAAAATTATATGTATTTAAAAAATTATGACAAGTATGTTTTAAGTGAACCTTCTGGATATTCCATGGAAAAAATTAAAGAAATAAATGACAGGCTCTCTAAAGAGTTTCCTAAAAGTACTAAATCAGATATAAAGCCTGATATAGTACTAATTATGTGTGAAAGCTTTTGGGATCCTACGGTATTAAAGGGCGTACATTTTAGTGAGGATATTATGAAAAATTTTAATAAATATAAAAAGGGGGAAATAGTCTCCCCTGCCATAGGCGGAGGAACTTCAAACGTTGAATTTGAAGCTTTAACCGGGCTTAGCACTTATTTTTTAGGTCCCGGGGTGCTGGCATACAATGTATACTTTAGAAGGGATACCCCTGGCATTGTCTCAGTTTTAAATGATAACGGATACAATACAATTGCAATTCATCCCTACAAGGCTGAAATGTATAACCGGGACAAGGTGTATAAATTTTTGGGCTTTGATGAATTTATTTCATTAGATAGTTTCAATGCTGATACTGATTTAAAGGGACCATATGTATCAGATGACAGGCTTATAGACAAAGTACTTGAAATTTTATCAAAAAAAGATGATGAACCAAAATTCATTTGGGTTCTTACAATGCAAAATCATGACCCTTATGTGGATAAATATGATAAATTAGAGGTGTCAGTAACATCGGACAAACTTAATGATGAAGAAAAAATCATTTTAAGCACATATGCAGAAGGGGTAAGGGATGGTGCAAATTCTTTAGATAAACTTATTAGCAAATTAGAAAACTCGTCAACTCCAACCCTTGTGTACTTTTTTGGCGACCACCTGCCAAGGATGGGCAGCTTAGAAAAAATGTACGAAATTTATGACCGCTTAAATCCTGAGGAAGACCCGTACAAAAGAGAATTCAGATACTATGTAACGCCATATGCATCCTGGTCCAACTTTAAAGAAACCACATCCTTCCACCTGCCAGTTTCTCCGGCTCATATAGCACTTGAAATATTAAAGGATTCGGGAGTTGAATACCCAAGCTATTTTAATATATTAGACGGGCTAAAAAAGGATCATGCCTTTTTGCACCAGATTTTAAGTAAGGATATAGATAGGGAAAACCAATATATAAAAGACTATGAAATGATTGAGTATGATTTAATTTTGGGAAATCAGTACTTAAAGGATTTTGAGTAATATTAGGAGTGTTTTTTTTTGGAAGAATTGTAGCTTGATGGGATAAAGCTTTTATATTCCCATCATTACTTTATTCCAATCAACTTCTACTCCAAGGGCTTCTGCTACTGCCCGTTACGGTACATAAGAACGGCCGTTGTATATAAGGGTATCCATTTCACTTCCGTCCATACCCTTAAAAGCATTATTAATAATTGCATCAACAACCTTCTCATTTATAGGAAATTTTAAAATTGTCATTTTTTCATTGAGTTATTTTATCAATTTCCGTTATTTCTTTTTAAAATTTGCCATGCAGAAAAACCTATTCCAGGCAGGGAACCCCA
The genomic region above belongs to Acetivibrio saccincola and contains:
- a CDS encoding putative polysaccharide biosynthesis protein, which gives rise to MKKQSIAKGFMLLTAASMFVKVLSVLYIPFLRGILGDEGYGVYGAAYQAYTFIYVIANSGIPVAISKSISELTYMGNYKDALRTFKIARSYLIVIGAVLATGMFVLAGPISKVLHFEKSYLAILALSPTIFITAVASAYRGYFQGRGNMTYTAISQVLEQITNVAFTLIFALLLMKYGVEAACAGGTVGTSLGALTAMIFMTAMFYKNRNSIIPKDKVRKDVKRYTYKELAKRIIHYSVPITISVGATYAGNLVDMANTKIRLMAGGYAEEAATILYGFLTKYQQLMNVPVSIVAALAAAVLPSLSGSMAVNDKEEFEKKLRYALRLCIFVVVPSAVGFSILSGPIYSFLKFGGGYELMKYGAVVLVFMSLVQIQTTILQSAGLLYTATRNVIIGIIAKIVTNYFLISIPRINIYGAIIGSIVGFCVPLMLNTITIQKHLKVKIYLFKNTIKPLFSSITMGLMVFVLYKLSYLFFNLFIGEFFSNVIAVIISVTAGVAVYGLSMILFKGISKDDLIEMPDKFKNLIPAKIYARITN
- a CDS encoding LTA synthase family protein translates to MLIISACIFFAAQSNFKMGKKAVFAVLAVNLPILILSIKTRIYIFNILMLSYTLWYIITPYVIKFKRFYSVFLPALLILSYLIPFSNMMFTLFPITMYPFYLLGYKFKNVKVTKVRYGYFILILNIFASSLVMFLFLLKTKPYFATGDLRLVNLNSPYETSAYHPFWGILLLWITTSICLFIKYFFREKINIDEEVNPTSNKFEEIFKKLSRQAFNFLSFILFACVLIFITEYTIRGDLKDTVTTVFKPSIVFNLIFILTIYLCLTALMGRVLSSITLFLITAVLVVANYVKFKYFDEPFYPWDTYILKEGIIISKEYVNLPLILIGILIFIIAFIILLIFNKRVRSFFKPKFIKKLCPLAASLLIINGFIINTPGQVSKFWIVKSWYIGKVEMLANGLFVQNYMYLKNYDKYVLSEPSGYSMEKIKEINDRLSKEFPKSTKSDIKPDIVLIMCESFWDPTVLKGVHFSEDIMKNFNKYKKGEIVSPAIGGGTSNVEFEALTGLSTYFLGPGVLAYNVYFRRDTPGIVSVLNDNGYNTIAIHPYKAEMYNRDKVYKFLGFDEFISLDSFNADTDLKGPYVSDDRLIDKVLEILSKKDDEPKFIWVLTMQNHDPYVDKYDKLEVSVTSDKLNDEEKIILSTYAEGVRDGANSLDKLISKLENSSTPTLVYFFGDHLPRMGSLEKMYEIYDRLNPEEDPYKREFRYYVTPYASWSNFKETTSFHLPVSPAHIALEILKDSGVEYPSYFNILDGLKKDHAFLHQILSKDIDRENQYIKDYEMIEYDLILGNQYLKDFE